One segment of Cervus canadensis isolate Bull #8, Minnesota chromosome 32, ASM1932006v1, whole genome shotgun sequence DNA contains the following:
- the GPR146 gene encoding probable G-protein coupled receptor 146 has product MWSCPLNGTGGDDPLPCLHVQRALSALSLLYLLGGVPLGLGYNALLLLANLHDPGGMTMPDVYFANMAAAGLLLCALAPAHLLGPGAAGGATWDLGSEVHVSLLVLFNVAALVTLYSTALLGLDCYIERALPRTYMSSVYNTRHVCGFVWGGALLAGFSSLLFYICSHVAARLVECSRMQDAAAADAIMLLVGYLVPGLAALYALVLLARVRKEDTPLDRDAGHPDPSAHRLLVATVCAQFGLWTPHYLTLLGRTVLAARGKPLDGHHVGTLLLAKDLSRFLAFASSAVVPLLYRHLDRNFPGKLRRLMKKLRRGHQSCSPDQAGAQPVTA; this is encoded by the coding sequence ATGTGGAGCTGCCCGCTCAACGGCACGGGCGGCGACGACCCGCTGCCCTGCCTGCACGTCCAGCGGGCGCTGTCCGCGCTGTCGCTGCTTTACCTGCTGGGCGGCGTCCCCCTCGGCCTGGGCTACAAcgcgctgctgctgctggccaACCTGCACGACCCGGGCGGCATGACCATGCCCGACGTCTACTTCGCCAACATGGCGGCGGCGGGGCTGCTGCTCTGCGCCCTGGCGCCCGCGCATCTGCTGGGCCCTGGCGCGGCCGGCGGGGCCACCTGGGACCTGGGCAGCGAGGTGCACGTCTCGCTGCTGGTGCTGTTCAATGTGGCGGCGCTGGTGACACTCTACTCCACTGCCCTGTTGGGCCTGGACTGCTATATCGAGCGCGCGCTGCCACGCACCTATATGTCCAGTGTCTACAACACCCGACACGTGTGCGGCTTCGTCTGGGGCGGCGCCCTGCTCGCCGGCTTCTCCTCCCTGCTCTTCTACATCTGCAGCCACGTGGCCGCGAGGCTGGTGGAGTGCTCGCGGATGCAGGACGCGGCGGCGGCCGACGCCATCATGCTGCTCGTCGGCTACCTGGTGCCCGGCCTGGCCGCGCTCTACGCGCTTGTGCTCCTGGCGCGGGTCCGCAAGGAGGACACACCACTCGACCGGGACGCGGGCCACCCGGACCCCTCGGCACACAGGCTGCTGGTGGCCACCGTGTGCGCGCAGTTCGGGCTCTGGACGCCCCACTACCTGACGCTCCTGGGGCGCACGGTCTTGGCAGCGCGGGGGAAGCCACTGGACGGGCACCACGTGGGGACGCTGCTCCTCGCCAAGGACCTGTCCAGGTTCCTGGCCTTCGCCAGCAGCGCTGTGGTGCCGCTTTTGTACCGCCACCTCGACAGAAACTTCCCCGGCAAGCTCCGGAGACTGATGAAGAAGCTGCGCCGTGGGCACCAGAGCTGTTCCCCGGACCAAGCGGGGGCGCAGCCGGTGACGGCATAG